The Nostoc sp. 'Lobaria pulmonaria (5183) cyanobiont' genome window below encodes:
- a CDS encoding NADPH-dependent FMN reductase, translating to MVKIIGIGGSLRPNSYTQVALEVAAQRVEAVGAEVEILDLRQLQLPFCTGAKEYPEYPDVQRLQDTVSQADGLILATPEYHGGVSGVLKNALDLMSFEHLSDKVTGLISVLGGQSNSNALNDLRLIVRWVHGWVIPEQIAIGQAWGAFSPEGKLVDEKLSQRFDQFAQSLVENTRKLRGVN from the coding sequence ATGGTGAAAATTATTGGCATTGGTGGTAGTTTAAGGCCCAATTCTTATACCCAGGTTGCTTTAGAAGTCGCAGCGCAAAGGGTTGAAGCTGTAGGTGCAGAGGTAGAAATTCTCGATTTACGGCAGTTGCAGCTACCATTTTGCACTGGCGCAAAGGAGTATCCAGAGTATCCAGATGTTCAGCGGTTGCAAGATACAGTTAGTCAGGCTGATGGGTTAATTTTAGCAACACCTGAGTATCATGGTGGCGTTAGTGGTGTCCTGAAAAATGCTCTGGACTTAATGAGCTTTGAGCATCTGTCTGATAAAGTCACAGGATTAATTAGTGTCTTGGGTGGTCAGTCTAATAGCAACGCCTTAAATGACCTACGGCTAATTGTCCGTTGGGTACACGGTTGGGTGATTCCCGAACAAATTGCGATCGGACAAGCTTGGGGTGCTTTCAGTCCTGAAGGCAAGCTAGTAGATGAAAAGCTCTCTCAAAGATTCGATCAATTTGCTCAGAGTTTAGTTGAGAATACTCGCAAGCTGCGGGGCGTAAATTAG
- a CDS encoding glutamate-cysteine ligase family protein — MNVVKRRIGLEQEFFLVDEAGNLSDRADEFLKDCHLMAQTQGLDPKYFVPEFVKSMVEINTPPADTGTELAKVYLKNLKLALCVAQQMGLRLYPLSSYPLHITPVMRDHPNYHIQARTVGYEKFLHAAKCTGTHLHLEVPPGVIDPSVAVSYNSTSAEREELLNIYNLATACDSALISLTRACPYYEGQAIGLAAHTIRYRGSETYGWDGVYTHLQSVGGLMPYALSVEGLVEEHFARYYAWLQAMEKAGIEPNLILEAEVSLLKSAWNPIRLNKLGTVEIRCIDSNYPSVTLAVITLLEKAANRVRREKLTVRPAKEMQIFELVGSNLYVPDFEYLNGQLLYTSATEGVKNPKVKAYVDSILQFASAEGGEGANFLAKLSKHLDNYQTIEAGILQEFTQTTAQLPLDAGLHLVRSCCDKLEEQVSWIDTENPLATLDTDDRLLLQQY, encoded by the coding sequence ATGAATGTAGTAAAGCGTCGTATCGGTCTTGAGCAAGAATTTTTTCTGGTAGATGAGGCTGGTAACTTAAGCGATCGCGCCGATGAGTTTTTGAAAGATTGTCACTTAATGGCGCAAACACAAGGTTTAGACCCAAAATACTTTGTGCCAGAGTTCGTCAAAAGCATGGTAGAAATCAACACACCTCCTGCCGATACTGGTACAGAACTAGCAAAAGTTTATCTCAAAAATCTCAAATTGGCGCTTTGTGTGGCGCAACAGATGGGTTTACGCCTTTACCCTCTGTCTAGCTACCCTTTGCATATTACACCAGTTATGCGCGATCACCCTAATTACCATATCCAAGCGCGGACTGTTGGCTATGAGAAATTCTTGCACGCCGCCAAATGTACAGGTACACACCTGCATTTGGAAGTCCCGCCTGGGGTAATTGACCCTAGTGTTGCAGTCTCCTACAACTCGACATCAGCAGAGCGAGAAGAACTACTAAATATCTATAATTTAGCTACAGCTTGCGACTCAGCGCTTATTTCCCTGACGCGGGCGTGTCCCTATTATGAAGGACAAGCGATCGGGCTAGCCGCGCACACAATTCGTTATCGAGGTAGTGAAACCTATGGCTGGGACGGAGTTTACACTCATTTACAGTCTGTCGGCGGACTCATGCCTTATGCATTAAGTGTAGAGGGTTTAGTTGAAGAGCACTTTGCTCGTTACTATGCTTGGTTGCAAGCGATGGAAAAAGCCGGAATTGAACCAAACCTGATATTAGAAGCAGAAGTCAGCTTACTCAAGTCAGCTTGGAATCCAATTAGACTCAACAAACTCGGCACTGTTGAAATCAGATGTATAGATAGTAACTATCCATCGGTAACTTTAGCTGTAATTACATTGCTTGAGAAGGCGGCTAATCGAGTCAGGCGGGAGAAGTTAACAGTTAGACCAGCTAAAGAAATGCAGATATTTGAACTAGTTGGCTCTAACCTGTATGTACCAGATTTTGAATATCTAAATGGTCAACTGCTCTATACCTCAGCTACAGAGGGAGTTAAAAATCCCAAAGTTAAGGCTTACGTCGATTCAATTTTGCAGTTTGCCAGCGCAGAGGGTGGCGAAGGAGCAAATTTTCTAGCAAAACTGAGCAAACACCTCGATAACTATCAGACGATAGAAGCTGGGATATTGCAAGAGTTTACACAGACAACTGCTCAACTTCCATTAGATGCCGGTTTGCATTTAGTGCGCTCTTGTTGTGACAAGCTAGAAGAACAGGTTTCATGGATAGACACAGAAAATCCCCTAGCAACGTTGGATACTGATGACCGATTGTTACTACAGCAGTAT